In one Archangium lipolyticum genomic region, the following are encoded:
- a CDS encoding DUF4388 domain-containing protein, with product MSTPTPGKTYALKFISGKYQGGEFPLKAEKQIVIGRSSELDMVLVEDMVSRKHARIVVNGAGQISIEDLGSTNGTFVNGEKVKQATLKEGDRILIGTSILKLIQQGAGVGEVDDAMAKQKLEEAAAAQAARTSTKASSMTGKIEEIPLPDLLQLFHTSKKNGVLVVSNEHEGKIYLRQGRVYYAVIDENHNLGPQKSFNRIVTWEQGDFELRPADPQEFMVELDSSTEALLMDALRQLDEYKRIQKELPAMGTQLTLAMPMTAPLRELAPELLDVLQQVHNYGSLGGVLDHSEQDDVQAAEAVLQLIKRDYVRAS from the coding sequence GTGAGCACTCCGACGCCGGGCAAGACGTACGCGCTCAAGTTCATCTCCGGCAAGTACCAGGGCGGCGAGTTCCCGCTGAAGGCGGAGAAGCAGATCGTCATCGGCCGTTCGAGCGAGCTCGACATGGTGCTCGTCGAGGACATGGTCTCGCGCAAGCACGCGCGGATCGTCGTCAACGGGGCCGGGCAGATCTCCATCGAGGATCTGGGTTCGACGAACGGCACCTTCGTCAACGGCGAGAAGGTCAAGCAGGCAACGCTCAAGGAGGGGGACCGCATCCTGATTGGGACCTCCATCCTGAAGCTCATCCAGCAGGGGGCTGGCGTCGGCGAGGTCGACGACGCGATGGCCAAGCAGAAGCTGGAGGAGGCGGCGGCGGCGCAGGCGGCGCGCACGTCGACGAAGGCCTCGTCGATGACGGGGAAGATCGAGGAGATTCCGCTGCCGGACCTGTTGCAGCTCTTCCACACGTCGAAGAAGAACGGCGTGCTGGTGGTGAGCAACGAGCACGAGGGGAAGATCTACCTGCGGCAGGGCCGCGTGTACTACGCGGTGATCGACGAGAACCACAACCTGGGGCCGCAGAAGAGCTTCAACCGGATCGTGACGTGGGAGCAGGGCGATTTCGAGCTGCGTCCGGCGGATCCGCAGGAGTTCATGGTGGAGCTGGACTCGTCGACCGAGGCGCTGCTGATGGACGCGCTGAGGCAGCTGGACGAGTACAAGCGAATCCAGAAGGAGCTGCCGGCGATGGGGACGCAGCTGACGCTGGCGATGCCGATGACGGCGCCGCTGCGGGAGCTGGCGCCGGAGCTGCTGGACGTCCTGCAGCAGGTGCACAACTACGGTTCCCTGGGCGGGGTCCTGGACCATTCGGAGCAGGACGACGTGCAGGCGGCGGAGGCTGTGTTGCAGCTCATCAAGCGCGACTACGTGCGAGCCAGCTGA
- the selD gene encoding selenide, water dikinase SelD: MSEEQKPRRLTELSHCAGUAAKIRAADLAQVLRQLKTAKDTRALVGFNTNDDAAVYRVAPGMALVSTVDFFPPVVDDPYQFGAIAAANALSDIYAMGAKPLFALNLVGFPKDRPLDELSRILAGGQAKADEAGIPILGGHSVQDPEPKYGLAVTGQVHPKKVLTNAGAKPGDVLMLTKPLGSGIATTAIKRGLASEELTERVVALMSALNKKAGEVFASGRFKVNALTDVTGYGLLGHLLEMMTGAKAKAFLDLERIPIISEVPELARQGVVPGGTKSNLAHVGKKVRFPKGLPEDIQWVLADAQTNGGLLASVPARDVAKAYRALERAGVDVALIGEVGEGRTGIEVVG, translated from the coding sequence GTGTCCGAAGAGCAGAAGCCGCGCCGGCTGACGGAACTGTCACATTGCGCGGGTTGAGCGGCCAAGATCCGGGCCGCGGACCTGGCGCAGGTTCTGCGCCAACTGAAGACTGCGAAGGACACGAGGGCGCTGGTGGGCTTCAACACCAACGATGACGCGGCCGTGTATCGAGTGGCGCCGGGGATGGCGCTGGTGAGCACGGTGGACTTCTTCCCGCCGGTGGTGGACGACCCGTACCAGTTCGGGGCGATCGCGGCGGCGAACGCGCTGTCTGACATCTACGCGATGGGGGCGAAGCCGCTGTTCGCGCTCAACCTGGTGGGGTTCCCGAAGGACCGGCCGCTGGACGAGCTGTCGCGGATTCTGGCGGGAGGGCAGGCGAAGGCGGACGAGGCGGGCATTCCGATCCTGGGTGGGCACTCGGTGCAGGATCCGGAGCCGAAGTACGGCCTGGCGGTGACGGGGCAGGTGCACCCGAAGAAGGTGCTGACGAACGCGGGGGCGAAGCCGGGGGACGTGCTGATGCTGACGAAGCCATTGGGCTCGGGCATCGCGACCACGGCGATCAAGCGCGGGCTGGCGTCGGAGGAGCTGACGGAGCGCGTGGTGGCGCTGATGTCGGCGCTGAACAAGAAGGCGGGGGAGGTATTCGCCTCGGGCAGGTTCAAGGTGAACGCCCTGACGGACGTGACGGGCTACGGGCTGTTGGGGCACCTGCTGGAGATGATGACGGGGGCGAAGGCGAAGGCCTTCCTGGACCTGGAGCGCATCCCCATCATCTCGGAGGTGCCGGAGCTGGCGCGGCAGGGAGTGGTGCCGGGCGGGACGAAGTCGAACCTGGCGCACGTGGGCAAGAAGGTGCGCTTCCCGAAGGGGTTGCCCGAGGACATCCAGTGGGTGCTCGCCGACGCGCAGACGAACGGGGGCCTGCTGGCCTCGGTCCCGGCGCGTGACGTGGCCAAGGCGTACCGGGCGCTGGAGCGGGCCGGGGTGGACGTGGCCCTCATCGGCGAGGTGGGCGAGGGCCGTACCGGCATCGAGGTTGTCGGATAG
- a CDS encoding N-acetylmuramoyl-L-alanine amidase family protein produces the protein MKLRLTALVGLLVVLCLPAPSSAAERPARIVVDPGHGGAVGGAQSPTGLLEKDVSLQVARRLRTLLEKELGAQVLMTRDEDVALPLPERVEFANKQRPDLFLSIHCNAMPTKRTRARVQGIETYFLSANASNATARAAADRENAEAPVARGAQGDSTLAFILQDLARTEAHQDSSRLAYAIHQKLIASTGGSDRGVLQAPFYVLNGVEAPAVLIEVGYISHPEEGGRLGRADYQERLATAITEGVRGFLAEIRKRDAPKGPRVAAPATP, from the coding sequence ATGAAGCTCCGTCTCACCGCCCTGGTTGGCCTCCTCGTCGTCCTGTGCCTGCCCGCGCCCTCGAGCGCGGCCGAGCGCCCCGCGCGCATCGTGGTGGATCCCGGCCACGGTGGAGCCGTGGGGGGAGCCCAGAGTCCCACGGGGCTGCTCGAGAAGGACGTGTCCCTGCAGGTGGCCCGCCGGTTGAGGACGCTCCTGGAGAAGGAGCTCGGGGCGCAGGTGCTGATGACGCGGGACGAGGACGTGGCGCTGCCCCTGCCCGAGCGGGTGGAGTTCGCCAACAAGCAGCGGCCGGACCTCTTTCTCTCCATCCACTGCAACGCGATGCCGACGAAGCGCACGCGCGCGCGGGTCCAGGGAATCGAGACGTACTTCCTGTCGGCCAACGCCTCCAACGCCACGGCGCGAGCGGCCGCGGACCGGGAGAACGCCGAGGCGCCGGTGGCCAGAGGGGCGCAGGGGGACTCGACGCTGGCCTTCATCCTCCAGGACCTGGCGCGCACCGAGGCGCACCAGGACTCCTCGCGCCTGGCGTACGCCATCCACCAGAAGCTCATCGCGAGTACGGGGGGCTCGGACCGGGGCGTGCTGCAGGCGCCCTTCTACGTGCTCAACGGAGTGGAGGCGCCCGCTGTCCTCATCGAGGTGGGCTACATCTCCCACCCGGAGGAAGGGGGCCGCCTGGGCCGTGCCGACTACCAGGAGCGGCTGGCCACGGCCATCACCGAGGGCGTCAGGGGCTTCCTCGCGGAGATCCGCAAGCGAGACGCTCCGAAGGGGCCCAGAGTGGCGGCTCCCGCCACGCCCTGA
- the rph gene encoding ribonuclease PH → MRSFNRGALDLRPVTLTPGVTRYAEGSAQVEFGHTRVLVTCSVEDRVPPHLLGKGSGWVTAEYGMLPRSTHTRSQREASKGKQTGRTLEIQRLIGRSMRAAVDLSTLGVRTFTLDCDVLQADGGTRTASITGAYVALALAFRKLHKDGVLTRMPKLNPLAAVSVGVVKGEVRVDLDYDEDSTADVDLNLVATADGRIVELQGTAEHQTFDRKTLDAMLDGGLAAIRQLVEAQQKVLGG, encoded by the coding sequence GTGCGGTCCTTCAACCGTGGGGCGCTGGATCTGCGCCCCGTCACCCTCACCCCTGGTGTCACCCGCTACGCCGAGGGTTCCGCCCAGGTGGAGTTCGGCCACACCCGCGTGCTCGTCACCTGTTCGGTGGAGGACCGGGTGCCTCCGCACCTGCTGGGCAAGGGCAGTGGCTGGGTGACGGCCGAGTACGGCATGCTGCCGCGCTCCACGCACACCCGCTCCCAGCGCGAGGCCTCCAAGGGCAAGCAGACCGGGCGCACGCTGGAGATCCAGCGCCTCATCGGCCGCTCCATGCGCGCGGCGGTGGACCTGTCGACGCTCGGGGTACGCACCTTCACGCTGGACTGCGACGTGCTCCAGGCGGATGGCGGCACCCGCACGGCCTCCATCACCGGCGCCTACGTGGCCCTGGCGCTGGCCTTCCGCAAGCTGCACAAGGATGGCGTGCTCACGCGCATGCCCAAGCTCAACCCGCTGGCCGCCGTGTCGGTGGGCGTGGTGAAGGGCGAGGTGCGGGTGGACCTGGACTATGACGAGGACTCCACCGCCGACGTGGACCTGAACCTGGTGGCCACCGCGGATGGCCGCATCGTCGAGCTGCAGGGCACGGCCGAGCACCAGACGTTCGACCGCAAGACGCTGGACGCCATGCTGGATGGCGGGCTCGCGGCCATCCGCCAGCTCGTCGAGGCGCAGCAGAAGGTGCTAGGGGGTTGA
- the rdgB gene encoding RdgB/HAM1 family non-canonical purine NTP pyrophosphatase, protein MKPRLLFATSNQGKLRELRGLVGDAVEVVSLSDLPPVPEPVEDGPTFEAIVEKKAREYAEATGLPTLSDDSGLCVDALGGRPGIHSARYAEGSDQARYQKLLGELSGVPDDKRTAAFVCALCLAMPGGGRAVIEVGRCEGRIGHEPRGSHGFGYDPIFVLPQGKTMAELTAEEKAGISHRGVAFRKMKPHLLALVGGPAVGG, encoded by the coding sequence ATGAAGCCTCGTCTGCTCTTCGCTACCTCCAATCAGGGCAAGCTGCGTGAGCTGCGCGGCCTCGTGGGGGACGCGGTGGAGGTGGTCTCCCTGAGCGACCTGCCCCCGGTGCCCGAGCCCGTGGAGGACGGTCCCACCTTCGAGGCGATCGTCGAGAAGAAGGCCCGTGAATACGCCGAGGCCACCGGGCTGCCGACGCTCTCCGACGACTCGGGACTGTGCGTGGACGCACTGGGAGGCCGGCCGGGTATCCACTCGGCGCGTTACGCCGAGGGCAGCGACCAGGCGCGCTACCAGAAGCTGCTCGGCGAGCTGTCTGGCGTCCCGGACGACAAGCGCACCGCCGCCTTCGTCTGCGCGCTCTGCCTGGCGATGCCGGGCGGGGGCCGCGCCGTCATCGAGGTGGGCCGCTGCGAGGGCCGCATCGGCCACGAGCCCCGGGGCTCGCACGGCTTCGGGTACGATCCGATCTTCGTCCTGCCCCAGGGAAAGACGATGGCGGAGCTGACGGCGGAGGAGAAGGCCGGCATCTCGCACCGGGGTGTTGCCTTCCGGAAGATGAAGCCCCACCTGTTGGCCCTGGTGGGCGGTCCGGCTGTCGGAGGGTGA
- the sbnA gene encoding 2,3-diaminopropionate biosynthesis protein SbnA, translating to MIHESVASCIGKTPLVHLRRLFPSERGPSVIAKLEFLNPGGSVKDRPARFIVEQGLKDGTIRKGTHLVESTSGNLGIALAMVARVHGLTFTSVVDPKISQTNLRILKSYGARIDMVSEPDDQGGYLKTRIRRVQELLETMPGSVWINQYANQLNWQAHFHGAGSEIVQELDAPIDYLVASVSTTGTILGLARRLRKEFPRLRVIAVDAVGSVIFGTQPAPRDLPGIGSSRVPELLCREEIDEVILVNDWESVEGCRELLTHEGIFAGGSSGSVVAAIRKLAPTLPAGSRVLTLFPDRGERYLDLFSDEAWLSKIRLRAEQQVPMSVPLPLSIPPRTARSA from the coding sequence ATGATCCATGAATCCGTGGCCAGTTGCATTGGCAAGACGCCGTTGGTCCACCTCCGCCGGCTGTTCCCATCCGAGCGTGGGCCCTCGGTCATCGCGAAGCTCGAGTTTCTCAATCCGGGTGGGAGCGTGAAGGACCGGCCCGCACGCTTCATCGTCGAGCAGGGGCTGAAGGACGGCACCATTCGCAAGGGGACGCACCTGGTGGAGAGCACGTCCGGGAATCTGGGCATCGCCCTGGCGATGGTGGCGCGCGTCCATGGGCTGACCTTCACCAGCGTGGTGGACCCGAAGATTTCGCAGACCAACCTGCGCATCCTGAAGTCCTACGGCGCCCGCATCGACATGGTCAGCGAGCCGGACGACCAGGGCGGCTACCTGAAGACTCGCATTCGTCGGGTGCAAGAGCTGCTGGAAACGATGCCCGGCAGCGTGTGGATCAACCAGTACGCGAACCAGCTCAACTGGCAGGCACACTTCCACGGCGCGGGCAGCGAAATCGTCCAGGAGCTCGACGCTCCCATCGACTACCTGGTGGCTTCGGTGAGCACCACCGGCACCATCCTGGGGCTCGCGAGGCGGCTCCGGAAGGAGTTCCCTCGGCTGCGCGTCATCGCGGTGGACGCGGTGGGCTCCGTCATCTTCGGCACGCAGCCGGCGCCACGAGATTTGCCCGGCATTGGCTCGAGCCGCGTCCCCGAGCTGCTGTGCAGAGAGGAAATCGACGAGGTCATCCTGGTCAACGACTGGGAGTCCGTCGAGGGGTGTCGGGAGCTGCTCACCCATGAGGGCATCTTCGCCGGTGGGTCCTCGGGGTCGGTTGTCGCCGCCATCCGCAAGCTCGCGCCCACGTTGCCCGCTGGCAGCCGGGTGCTGACCCTGTTTCCAGACAGAGGGGAGCGCTACCTGGACCTGTTCTCCGACGAAGCCTGGCTGTCGAAAATCCGCCTCCGCGCGGAGCAGCAGGTCCCCATGAGCGTCCCGCTTCCCCTGTCCATTCCCCCCCGCACGGCGCGATCCGCCTGA
- the sbnB gene encoding 2,3-diaminopropionate biosynthesis protein SbnB, whose product MTTRTKGLLYLSKSDILHLGGDTSALYMDAIHHALSRHAAKEFVQPLKPYLRWRGAEGHIADRIIAMPAYLGGAAPMAGLKWIGSKHDNPSRHGLERASALIVLNDAETHYPIAIMEGSLISGMRTAAVTAVAARYLAREGFQHVACIGCGPIARMQLTTLLEQFPSIAIISLFDLSPAASARLREELQPRFPRVEFLIAASAEQAIRRAEMVVTCTVAAEPYIPFEWLAPGTFISNVSIMDVHKEVFLQVDKVVVDDWDQSNREKKTINQLVLEGRFSREQLHAELGEIVIGRRPGRESADEIILLNPMGMAIEDIACAQAVYQKAVDAEVGTWLSLE is encoded by the coding sequence ATGACTACCCGCACGAAGGGGCTGCTCTACCTGAGCAAGTCCGACATCCTCCACCTGGGAGGCGACACCTCCGCCCTGTACATGGACGCCATCCACCATGCGCTGTCCCGCCACGCGGCGAAAGAATTCGTCCAGCCGCTGAAGCCATACCTGCGCTGGCGCGGCGCCGAGGGGCACATCGCCGACCGCATCATCGCCATGCCGGCCTACCTGGGCGGCGCGGCGCCCATGGCGGGGCTGAAGTGGATTGGCAGCAAGCACGACAACCCCTCCCGCCACGGACTGGAGCGCGCCAGCGCGCTCATCGTGCTCAACGACGCCGAGACGCACTACCCCATCGCCATCATGGAGGGCAGCCTCATCTCCGGGATGCGCACCGCCGCGGTGACCGCCGTGGCGGCCCGCTACCTCGCGCGCGAGGGATTCCAGCACGTGGCCTGTATCGGGTGCGGTCCCATCGCCCGGATGCAGCTCACGACGCTCCTCGAGCAGTTCCCTTCCATCGCCATCATCTCCCTCTTCGACCTCTCACCGGCCGCCTCCGCGCGGCTCCGGGAGGAGCTGCAGCCGCGCTTCCCGCGGGTGGAGTTCCTCATCGCCGCGTCCGCGGAGCAGGCCATCCGGCGCGCGGAGATGGTGGTGACCTGCACCGTCGCGGCCGAGCCGTACATCCCGTTCGAGTGGCTGGCCCCAGGCACGTTCATCAGCAACGTCTCCATCATGGACGTGCACAAGGAGGTGTTCCTCCAGGTGGACAAGGTCGTGGTGGACGACTGGGACCAGTCCAACCGCGAGAAGAAAACCATCAACCAGCTCGTGCTCGAGGGCCGCTTCTCGCGGGAGCAGCTCCATGCGGAGCTGGGGGAAATCGTCATCGGCCGGCGACCGGGGCGTGAGTCGGCGGACGAAATCATCCTCCTCAACCCGATGGGGATGGCCATCGAGGACATCGCGTGCGCCCAGGCCGTCTACCAGAAGGCCGTCGATGCCGAGGTCGGAACGTGGCTGAGCCTCGAGTGA
- a CDS encoding IucA/IucC family protein, whose amino-acid sequence MAEPRVTPPSPAPAMAPRPPSGYALAEHAATERLLNSYLRETGLTDPRITLEQLRALSLPSGIHEELCADGCPLRVELPRTGRLLLGTLRRGSPSGHHRYGPVLWQCSAMGVPGRRVDGALHLARILVAELASEEAEPVVRERRMDALLRHIQNSVDKTALYLDRSAQREPWPSDGEGPSAFLAAEQRILFGHPFHPTPKSSEGFTPSDLEQYAPELGATFPLHYLAASPELIEEDFLPGAGENVLPAAVREEAAALLTSTRGGWSLLPCHPWQVRHLHGLPGFQRLLEEQRVVHLGPLGKSVHPTSSVRTVLAEGHPFFFKLPLGVRITNLVRVNPPEQLQRSLGISRVVALLQARAPQPDFSILLETGYRALAPRDWAPEERHALAEHTAVLFRDARPCAHTPAPLVVAALLEPSPGHGEPAIMRAVRRATGVASGPLKPSGVEAWLRRYLHVSMMPLLRLFIEEGLSLEAHVQNSLLTLKDGWPERFHVRDLEGASLSRDRAAARGFHDAGCLTETHSALYDDAEAWQRLAYYFFVNHLSHLLVTLALHGPSDEPRLWKVVRNVLESNALSLRATGGAPYLDALLDGPTLPGKANLTSRFRERGERPLYLEVPNPILEQEVLRWS is encoded by the coding sequence GTGGCTGAGCCTCGAGTGACTCCGCCCTCGCCAGCGCCGGCCATGGCCCCACGGCCCCCATCCGGGTACGCTCTGGCAGAACACGCTGCCACCGAGCGGCTGCTCAACAGCTATTTGCGCGAGACGGGCCTCACAGATCCTCGCATCACCCTGGAGCAACTGCGGGCGCTGTCCCTCCCCAGCGGCATCCACGAGGAGCTGTGCGCGGATGGCTGCCCGTTGCGTGTAGAGCTCCCCCGCACGGGGCGGCTCCTCCTCGGTACGCTGCGCCGCGGCTCGCCTTCGGGCCACCACCGGTACGGCCCCGTTCTCTGGCAATGCTCGGCAATGGGTGTGCCGGGCCGCAGGGTGGACGGTGCCCTGCACCTGGCGCGAATCCTCGTGGCTGAGCTGGCCAGCGAGGAGGCGGAGCCCGTGGTCCGCGAGCGGCGAATGGACGCCCTGCTTCGCCACATCCAGAACAGCGTCGACAAGACCGCGCTGTACCTGGACCGGAGCGCGCAGCGCGAGCCATGGCCGTCGGACGGCGAAGGCCCCAGTGCCTTTCTGGCCGCCGAACAGCGCATCCTCTTCGGACACCCGTTCCATCCGACTCCGAAGAGCTCGGAGGGCTTCACCCCTTCGGACCTGGAGCAATACGCGCCAGAGCTGGGTGCCACCTTCCCGCTCCATTACCTGGCTGCATCGCCGGAGCTCATCGAGGAGGACTTCCTGCCAGGGGCAGGGGAGAACGTCCTGCCGGCGGCGGTTCGTGAGGAGGCCGCCGCGCTGCTGACTTCCACCCGCGGCGGGTGGAGCCTGCTCCCGTGCCACCCCTGGCAGGTGCGTCACCTGCACGGCCTCCCCGGGTTCCAGCGGCTGCTCGAGGAGCAACGCGTGGTCCACCTCGGGCCTCTCGGGAAGAGCGTCCACCCCACCTCGTCGGTGCGCACCGTGCTCGCGGAAGGGCACCCCTTCTTCTTCAAGCTTCCGCTCGGCGTTCGAATCACCAACCTGGTGCGCGTCAACCCGCCGGAGCAGCTTCAGCGCAGCCTGGGCATCAGCCGCGTGGTGGCGCTGCTCCAGGCACGGGCGCCTCAGCCGGACTTCTCCATCCTCCTCGAGACGGGCTACCGCGCGCTCGCTCCCCGGGACTGGGCACCCGAGGAGCGGCACGCCCTCGCCGAGCACACGGCGGTGCTGTTCCGCGATGCGCGTCCCTGCGCCCACACACCCGCGCCCCTGGTGGTCGCGGCGCTGCTGGAGCCCTCTCCCGGCCACGGCGAGCCGGCCATCATGCGGGCCGTCCGGCGGGCCACGGGAGTCGCATCGGGCCCCTTGAAGCCCTCGGGCGTGGAGGCCTGGCTCCGGCGCTATCTCCACGTCTCCATGATGCCGCTGCTTCGGCTCTTCATCGAGGAAGGGCTCAGCCTCGAAGCCCACGTGCAGAACTCGCTGCTGACCCTGAAGGACGGGTGGCCGGAGCGCTTCCATGTGCGCGACCTCGAGGGAGCGAGCCTGAGCCGTGACCGCGCGGCGGCGCGGGGGTTCCACGACGCCGGTTGCCTGACGGAGACCCACTCGGCGCTCTACGACGACGCAGAGGCGTGGCAGCGGCTCGCGTACTACTTCTTCGTCAACCACCTGAGCCACCTGCTCGTGACTCTGGCCCTCCACGGCCCGAGTGACGAGCCCAGACTCTGGAAGGTGGTGCGGAACGTCCTCGAGAGCAACGCCCTCTCGCTCCGCGCGACGGGTGGCGCGCCCTACCTGGATGCGCTTCTCGACGGGCCCACCCTCCCGGGCAAGGCCAACCTGACCAGTCGCTTCCGGGAGCGCGGGGAGCGACCGCTCTACCTCGAAGTCCCCAACCCCATTCTCGAGCAGGAGGTGCTCCGATGGAGCTGA
- a CDS encoding IucA/IucC family protein, with protein MELTARSPSDGAGVSRFQDLLDLEAALRSEQFIEVRRRIFRQLVEALLYEGALQPESEPDGEQLRFRFHGEDDAGSPVRYECQGRRRWSFERIRLGPGPILRVRGDEVGEAESFARFLSELRASLGADPERLAHFVHELEQTHLKDTLAQYRRSRSGRTLRSLPYDALEGELMDGHPYHPSYKSRIGFDAVDHLAFGPEFTPELRPLWLAAHREWTHSTASAGMEPRELLARELTEATRTRFRRMLLERGLAPDDYVLLPVHPWQWREHVLATLFPELRDARLVMLGEADDFYTPQQSIRTLANRSHPENASLKLSLSILNTSTARTLAPHTVENAAPISDWLSGIAREDTYLRDELRTVFLREVLGISFEAQRPEPLRARTSGILACIWRESLHPFLDAGEEALPFTGLCHLDADGRPLIEPWVRRFGPEPWVRQLLEVSVLPLIHLLYAHGIALESHAQNMVLLHAGGLPRRVALKDFHDGIRFSPAHLAHPERRPVLRATPPSHARVNRNSYIQTEDPAEVRDFVHDAFFFINLGELALFLADHLGFEERHFWGLAREVILTYQRRFPEHRERFALFDLFAPTTQVEQLAMRRLYPDTEVRMHSVRNALAPQEGMEAVHR; from the coding sequence ATGGAGCTGACGGCACGCTCTCCCAGCGATGGCGCCGGAGTGTCACGTTTCCAGGACCTGTTGGATCTGGAAGCTGCTCTCCGGTCCGAGCAGTTCATCGAGGTACGGCGGCGCATCTTCCGGCAGTTGGTGGAAGCACTCCTCTACGAGGGCGCGCTTCAGCCGGAGAGTGAGCCGGACGGCGAGCAGCTGCGATTCCGGTTTCACGGGGAGGATGATGCGGGCAGTCCTGTCCGCTACGAGTGCCAGGGGCGGCGCCGCTGGAGCTTCGAGCGCATCCGACTCGGCCCCGGCCCCATCCTGCGTGTCCGTGGAGACGAGGTGGGCGAGGCGGAGTCCTTCGCGCGGTTCCTCTCGGAGCTGCGTGCGTCCCTCGGCGCGGACCCGGAGCGCCTGGCGCACTTCGTCCACGAGTTGGAGCAGACGCACCTCAAGGACACGCTCGCGCAGTACCGGCGGAGCCGCTCTGGCCGCACCCTGCGGAGCCTCCCCTACGACGCGCTCGAGGGCGAGCTGATGGACGGCCACCCCTACCACCCGTCCTACAAGTCCCGTATCGGCTTCGACGCCGTGGACCACCTCGCCTTTGGCCCGGAGTTCACGCCCGAGCTGCGGCCGCTGTGGCTCGCGGCCCACCGGGAGTGGACTCACAGCACGGCCTCCGCCGGGATGGAGCCCCGGGAGCTCCTCGCCCGCGAGTTGACGGAGGCCACGCGGACGCGCTTCCGTCGGATGCTCCTCGAGCGGGGCCTGGCCCCCGATGACTACGTCCTCCTCCCCGTCCACCCCTGGCAGTGGCGGGAGCATGTCCTCGCCACACTCTTCCCGGAGCTGCGGGACGCCCGCCTCGTGATGCTCGGGGAGGCGGATGACTTCTACACGCCCCAGCAGTCCATCCGGACCCTCGCCAACCGCAGCCACCCGGAGAATGCGTCCCTCAAGCTTTCGTTGAGCATCCTCAACACCTCCACCGCGCGCACCCTCGCGCCGCACACCGTGGAGAACGCGGCTCCCATCTCCGACTGGCTCTCCGGCATCGCTCGCGAGGACACCTACCTCCGGGACGAGCTGCGGACCGTCTTCCTTCGGGAGGTGCTGGGCATCTCCTTCGAAGCGCAGCGCCCGGAGCCGCTGCGGGCGCGGACCTCCGGCATCCTCGCGTGCATCTGGCGAGAGAGCCTCCATCCCTTCCTCGATGCCGGCGAGGAGGCGCTGCCCTTCACCGGCCTGTGTCACCTCGACGCCGATGGCCGCCCGCTGATTGAACCGTGGGTGCGGCGGTTCGGGCCGGAGCCGTGGGTGCGCCAGCTCCTGGAGGTGAGCGTCCTGCCGCTCATCCACCTGCTGTATGCGCATGGCATCGCGCTCGAGTCCCATGCGCAGAACATGGTCCTGCTCCACGCCGGAGGGCTCCCCCGGCGGGTGGCGCTCAAGGACTTCCACGACGGCATCCGCTTCTCGCCAGCCCACCTCGCCCACCCGGAGCGAAGGCCCGTGCTCCGCGCCACGCCGCCCTCCCACGCGCGCGTGAATCGCAACTCGTACATCCAGACAGAGGACCCGGCGGAGGTCCGCGACTTCGTCCACGACGCGTTCTTCTTCATCAACCTGGGAGAGCTCGCGCTCTTCCTCGCGGATCACCTCGGCTTCGAGGAGCGCCATTTCTGGGGGCTCGCGCGCGAGGTCATCCTCACATACCAGCGCCGCTTTCCCGAGCACCGGGAGCGCTTCGCCCTCTTCGATCTCTTCGCGCCAACCACCCAGGTCGAGCAGCTCGCCATGCGCCGCCTGTACCCGGACACCGAGGTGCGCATGCACTCCGTACGCAACGCGCTCGCGCCCCAGGAGGGCATGGAGGCGGTACACCGATGA